In the genome of Macellibacteroides fermentans, one region contains:
- the metG gene encoding methionine--tRNA ligase produces MEKEFKRTLITTALPYANGPVHIGHLAGVYVPADIYARYLRLKGEDVLMIGGSDEHGVPIALKAKAEGITPQEVVDRYHGIIKKSFEDFGITFDIYSRTTSKTHKEVASDFFRKLYDKGEFIEKTTEQYYDPEAKQFLADRYITGTCPHCGNERAYGDQCEACGTSLNATDLINPKSAISGSVPEMKETKHWYLPLDKHEPFLRQWILEDHKEWKSNVYGQCKSWLDMGLQPRAVSRDLDWGIPVPVEGAEGKVLYVWFDAPIGYISNTKELLPETWETWWKDPETKMVHFIGKDNIVFHCIVFPAMLKAEGSYNLPENVPANEFLNLEGDKISTSRNWAVWLNEYLIDMPGKQDVLRYVLTANAPETKDNDFTWKDFQARNNNELVAIFGNFVNRALVLTEKYFGGKVPACGTLTDYDKQTLAEFADVKAAVENLLDIYRFRDAQKEAMNLARIGNKYLADTEPWKLAKTDMARVETILNIALQITANLSIAFEPFLPFSTVALRNMLNVESFGWDRLGSTDLLSAGHQLGKPELLFEKMEDSVIEAQVQKLLDTKKANEEANYKAKPIRANVEFDDFTKLDIRVGTILECTKVPKADKLLRFKIDDGLGARTIISGIAQHYAPEDLIGKQVCFIANLAPRKLKGIVSEGMILSAENNDGSLAVVMPQKTVKPGSEVK; encoded by the coding sequence ATGGAAAAAGAATTTAAAAGAACGCTGATAACTACGGCATTGCCTTACGCAAATGGACCGGTACATATCGGTCACCTGGCCGGAGTGTATGTTCCTGCCGATATTTATGCCCGTTACCTTCGGTTAAAAGGAGAAGATGTATTGATGATTGGTGGCTCCGACGAACATGGTGTTCCCATTGCATTAAAGGCAAAGGCCGAAGGTATAACGCCACAAGAGGTTGTGGATCGTTACCATGGTATCATCAAAAAGTCCTTCGAAGATTTTGGTATTACGTTCGATATCTATTCCCGTACCACATCAAAGACTCACAAGGAGGTTGCATCCGACTTCTTTCGTAAATTGTACGACAAGGGTGAATTTATAGAAAAAACAACCGAACAATATTACGATCCGGAAGCTAAACAGTTTTTGGCAGACCGCTACATCACCGGTACTTGTCCGCATTGCGGAAACGAACGGGCCTATGGCGACCAATGCGAAGCCTGCGGTACCTCTTTGAATGCAACAGACCTGATTAATCCCAAATCGGCTATCAGCGGAAGTGTTCCTGAAATGAAGGAGACAAAGCACTGGTATCTGCCATTGGATAAGCACGAACCATTCTTGCGCCAGTGGATTTTGGAAGACCATAAAGAGTGGAAATCCAATGTATACGGACAATGTAAGTCGTGGCTGGATATGGGATTACAGCCCCGTGCCGTAAGCCGCGATTTGGATTGGGGAATACCGGTTCCTGTAGAAGGAGCCGAAGGAAAAGTTCTGTATGTATGGTTCGATGCTCCCATCGGATATATCTCCAATACGAAGGAATTACTTCCTGAAACATGGGAAACATGGTGGAAGGATCCGGAGACTAAAATGGTGCACTTTATCGGCAAAGATAATATTGTATTCCACTGCATCGTATTCCCGGCTATGCTCAAGGCCGAAGGAAGCTACAACCTGCCGGAGAATGTTCCTGCCAACGAATTCCTCAACCTGGAAGGGGATAAAATATCCACATCCCGTAACTGGGCTGTGTGGTTGAATGAATACCTTATCGATATGCCTGGCAAACAAGATGTACTTCGGTATGTGCTAACTGCCAACGCCCCCGAAACCAAAGACAACGACTTTACCTGGAAAGATTTTCAGGCACGCAATAACAATGAGCTGGTTGCCATTTTTGGTAATTTTGTTAACCGTGCCCTGGTTCTTACTGAGAAATATTTTGGAGGAAAAGTTCCTGCATGCGGAACGCTGACGGATTACGACAAACAGACCTTGGCGGAATTTGCCGATGTAAAAGCTGCTGTAGAAAATTTACTGGACATATACCGTTTCCGCGATGCTCAGAAAGAGGCTATGAATCTGGCTCGTATCGGTAATAAATACCTGGCAGATACAGAACCCTGGAAACTTGCCAAAACAGATATGGCCCGTGTGGAAACCATCCTGAATATCGCCCTGCAGATTACGGCCAATCTTTCCATTGCATTCGAACCATTTTTACCTTTCAGCACCGTAGCTTTACGAAACATGCTGAACGTAGAGTCGTTTGGATGGGATCGTTTAGGTAGTACAGACCTGTTGAGTGCCGGACACCAGTTAGGAAAACCGGAACTTTTGTTCGAAAAGATGGAAGACAGCGTAATTGAAGCTCAGGTTCAGAAACTGCTTGATACAAAGAAAGCAAACGAAGAGGCTAATTACAAGGCAAAACCTATTCGGGCAAATGTAGAATTCGACGACTTTACGAAACTCGACATACGTGTGGGTACCATTCTGGAATGCACCAAAGTACCCAAGGCAGATAAATTGCTTCGGTTTAAGATTGACGACGGATTAGGTGCCCGTACCATCATTTCGGGTATTGCCCAACACTATGCTCCGGAAGATCTGATAGGCAAACAAGTATGCTTTATTGCCAACCTGGCTCCACGTAAGCTTAAAGGCATTGTCTCTGAAGGGATGATTCTCTCTGCCGAAAACAACGACGGAAGTCTGGCTGTTGTAATGCCTCAAAAAACCGTTAAACCCGGTAGCGAAGTAAAATAA
- the arsB gene encoding ACR3 family arsenite efflux transporter has protein sequence MEKNQGIGFFERYLTLWVAICIVAGILIGQYLPVIPSTLSRFEYANVSIPVAILIWLMIYPMMLKVDFQSVKNVGKRPKGILITCVTNWLIKPFTMFGLAWFFFYVLFKSFIPENLAHEYLAGAVLLGAAPCTAMVFVWSYLTKGDAAYTLVQVAVNDLIILVAFAPIVAFLLGIGGIVIPWDTLILSVVLFVVIPLAAGVLTRISVIKKRGADYFNNVFVKKFDNYTILGLLLTLIILFSFQGETITNNPLHILLIAIPLIIQTILIFFVAYGWSKAARLSHDVAAPAGMIGASNFFELAVAVAISLFGLQSGAALTTVVGVLVEVPVMLLLVKIANNTRAWFPVNA, from the coding sequence ATGGAAAAGAATCAAGGAATAGGTTTTTTTGAACGCTACCTCACCTTATGGGTAGCAATATGTATTGTGGCAGGTATATTGATCGGTCAATACCTGCCCGTTATCCCAAGTACGCTAAGCAGATTCGAATACGCCAACGTATCGATTCCTGTTGCTATATTAATATGGCTGATGATCTATCCGATGATGCTAAAGGTCGATTTTCAGAGTGTAAAGAATGTAGGTAAAAGGCCCAAAGGAATATTGATTACCTGCGTTACCAACTGGTTGATCAAACCTTTTACCATGTTTGGCCTGGCCTGGTTTTTCTTTTACGTACTGTTCAAATCATTTATACCCGAAAATCTGGCGCACGAATACCTTGCCGGAGCAGTATTGCTTGGTGCCGCCCCTTGTACGGCTATGGTATTTGTATGGAGCTATCTGACTAAAGGAGATGCAGCTTATACTCTGGTTCAAGTGGCAGTGAACGATCTTATTATTCTGGTTGCCTTTGCTCCGATAGTTGCCTTTCTGTTAGGGATCGGGGGGATTGTTATTCCCTGGGATACACTTATATTGTCGGTTGTATTATTTGTAGTAATTCCTCTTGCAGCAGGCGTGTTAACTCGTATTTCTGTTATAAAAAAGAGAGGGGCAGATTATTTCAATAATGTTTTTGTAAAGAAATTCGATAATTATACGATTTTGGGATTATTGCTCACCTTGATTATCCTCTTTTCGTTCCAGGGTGAAACAATAACCAACAACCCGTTACATATCTTATTGATTGCCATTCCTCTCATTATACAAACCATACTTATCTTCTTTGTTGCGTACGGATGGTCTAAGGCGGCAAGGTTGTCGCACGATGTAGCGGCCCCTGCTGGAATGATCGGAGCAAGTAATTTTTTTGAGCTTGCCGTGGCCGTGGCCATATCTCTATTCGGACTACAGTCCGGAGCAGCCTTAACCACTGTTGTGGGAGTATTGGTAGAGGTCCCGGTCATGTTGCTTTTAGTGAAAATTGCCAATAATACCCGAGCCTGGTTTCCGGTTAACGCCTGA
- a CDS encoding SulP family inorganic anion transporter, translating to MKSRFDFRPKLLAVLENYSKEKFMADLMAGIIVGIVALPLAIAFGIASGVSPEKGLVTAIIGGFIVSFLGGSSVQIGGPTGAFIVIVYGIIQNFGIEGLAIATVIAGILLVLMGVLKLGTVIKFIPYPIVVGFTSGIALTIFTTQMKDLFGLSIEKVPADFISKWIVYFEHFGSFNIWPFLIGVISILIIVFTPRFSKKIPGSLVAIVVVTIIVYAMKNFAGITGIETIGDRFTINASLPAPEKITFSMETINRLLPSAFTIAILGAIESLLSATVADGVTGDKHNSNTELIAQGAANIVVPIFGGIPVTGAIARTMTNINNGGRSPIAGIVHAIVLLLILLFLGPLTKHIPMACLAGVLIIVSYNMSEWRTFRSLMKNPKSDVAVLLTTFFLTVIFDLTIAIEIGMLIAMLLFMRRVAETTKVSVTKEVVDLSDEGEIMHDDSVLVLPTGVEVYEIDGPFFFGIANKFDESMKVIGDKPKVRIIRMRKVPFMDSTGLHNLESLFRLSQKEHIHIILSGVNQQVHGVLTKSGFTDKIGDDNICSNINEAIQKANEFVNHK from the coding sequence ATGAAAAGTAGGTTTGATTTTCGGCCCAAGCTATTGGCTGTGCTGGAAAATTATTCGAAAGAAAAGTTTATGGCCGACCTGATGGCCGGAATTATTGTAGGGATTGTGGCCCTGCCTCTTGCTATCGCTTTTGGTATAGCATCTGGTGTTAGCCCCGAAAAAGGTTTAGTTACGGCTATTATCGGTGGTTTTATTGTTTCTTTTTTAGGAGGTAGTTCCGTTCAGATCGGTGGACCAACCGGAGCGTTTATCGTAATTGTTTATGGTATTATTCAGAATTTTGGAATAGAAGGGCTGGCCATTGCTACTGTCATAGCTGGTATCTTACTTGTCCTGATGGGGGTTCTTAAACTTGGGACCGTTATCAAATTTATTCCTTATCCTATTGTTGTGGGATTTACAAGCGGTATTGCGCTGACGATTTTTACTACACAGATGAAAGATCTGTTCGGGTTGTCAATCGAGAAAGTCCCGGCCGATTTTATATCCAAATGGATTGTTTATTTCGAACATTTCGGGTCATTTAATATCTGGCCTTTTCTTATAGGTGTGATAAGTATCCTTATCATTGTATTCACACCCCGTTTCTCGAAGAAAATTCCGGGTTCGCTGGTCGCCATTGTCGTAGTTACGATTATTGTTTATGCCATGAAGAATTTTGCAGGAATTACGGGCATCGAAACTATTGGCGACCGATTCACCATCAATGCCTCGCTGCCCGCACCCGAGAAAATCACTTTTTCGATGGAAACTATCAACCGGTTGCTTCCTTCGGCCTTTACCATAGCTATTTTAGGTGCAATCGAATCGTTGCTTTCCGCAACCGTTGCCGATGGGGTGACTGGCGATAAGCATAATTCCAATACAGAATTGATTGCTCAGGGTGCAGCCAATATTGTAGTGCCAATTTTTGGCGGTATTCCTGTAACCGGAGCTATAGCACGGACTATGACGAATATCAACAATGGAGGCCGTTCGCCAATAGCCGGTATTGTTCATGCTATCGTATTACTGCTTATCCTGTTGTTTCTAGGTCCGCTTACCAAACATATTCCCATGGCATGTCTGGCAGGTGTGCTTATCATTGTTTCCTATAACATGAGTGAATGGCGTACTTTCCGTTCGCTGATGAAAAATCCTAAAAGTGATGTGGCGGTATTGCTTACCACTTTTTTCCTGACGGTTATATTCGATCTGACTATTGCTATTGAGATAGGAATGTTAATTGCCATGCTTTTGTTTATGCGTCGAGTGGCAGAAACAACGAAGGTATCGGTTACCAAAGAGGTGGTGGATCTGTCTGATGAAGGCGAGATTATGCACGACGACAGTGTTCTTGTACTTCCCACAGGTGTTGAGGTATATGAAATTGATGGTCCGTTCTTTTTTGGAATAGCCAATAAATTCGACGAAAGTATGAAGGTTATCGGGGATAAACCGAAAGTCCGTATTATCAGGATGCGCAAAGTGCCCTTCATGGATTCAACCGGATTACATAACCTGGAAAGCTTGTTCCGTTTATCTCAGAAAGAACATATACACATCATCCTTTCTGGAGTAAATCAGCAAGTGCATGGAGTTCTTACTAAATCGGGCTTCACCGATAAGATTGGAGACGATAATATTTGTTCCAACATAAATGAAGCCATTCAGAAGGCAAATGAGTTTGTAAATCATAAATAA
- the rbr gene encoding rubrerythrin, translating into MEKSIKGTETEKNLLKSFAGESQARSRYTFFASKAKKEGFEQIAAVFAETAEQEKEHAERFFKFLEGGMVEITASYPAGIIGTTADNLAAAAAGENEEWTELYPAFADIAEQEGFKAVAVAFRQIAKVEAEHEARYRKLLANVTEGKVFEKDEEIMWQCRNCGWTFKGKKAPKTCPACEHAQSYFEPMKQNY; encoded by the coding sequence ATGGAAAAAAGTATTAAAGGTACAGAAACCGAAAAGAACTTACTTAAATCGTTTGCCGGAGAATCTCAGGCAAGAAGTCGTTACACATTCTTCGCCAGCAAGGCAAAAAAAGAAGGATTCGAACAAATTGCAGCTGTTTTTGCTGAAACTGCAGAACAAGAAAAAGAGCATGCTGAACGTTTCTTCAAATTTTTAGAAGGTGGCATGGTTGAAATCACAGCCTCTTATCCTGCCGGTATCATCGGTACAACAGCCGACAACCTCGCAGCTGCTGCTGCTGGTGAAAACGAAGAGTGGACAGAACTGTATCCTGCATTTGCCGATATCGCAGAACAGGAAGGATTTAAAGCTGTTGCTGTTGCATTCCGCCAGATTGCCAAAGTAGAAGCCGAACACGAAGCTCGTTACCGCAAATTGTTAGCCAACGTAACTGAAGGCAAAGTTTTCGAAAAAGACGAAGAAATTATGTGGCAATGCCGTAACTGCGGTTGGACATTCAAGGGTAAAAAAGCACCTAAGACTTGTCCGGCTTGCGAACATGCACAATCTTACTTCGAGCCCATGAAGCAAAACTATTAA
- a CDS encoding S41 family peptidase: MNKRNKLYLSLLIFTLASIFSSCGKEEEQLVEDNNNKQYPENSWIERTMRNKYYWYKEMPEFGSLKFDADAETFLKSLLSTKDGKEGYFYSYIESTTPVTRGIYQTTYSYGFDYTLYRMSNTEFVAHILYVAPDSPASQAGIKRGDWIVTMDGAYITEQNYKTLYGGKSMELQLAVYNPVSDKLDVGKKVQIDTAREIVDNPVYFNKVIDWGGRKVGYLVYNHFSSGKTDDDKTFDKDMLARFKDFKTAGVNEFVLDLRYNNGGSLSCAQLLSTMLAPQSALGKTMCTLEYNDKQRPQKINIALNSSLIADGANLNLQTLYVLVTETSASASELVINSLKPYMNVVIIGMQTEGKNVGSETYTDDAYDWKLHPIVCKLFNSENKSDYEKGFTPDYKLDEATELDKFLEFGNTNELLLNAALRIIDGSYTQTTTKSATFFTQNLQKVSGSLDRKATPGVVIDIETGQE; this comes from the coding sequence ATGAATAAACGTAATAAATTATATCTCAGCCTGCTGATCTTCACGTTGGCATCCATATTCAGCTCCTGCGGCAAAGAGGAAGAGCAGCTGGTAGAAGATAATAACAATAAACAATACCCGGAGAACAGCTGGATCGAAAGGACCATGCGTAATAAATATTACTGGTACAAGGAAATGCCTGAGTTCGGATCCTTGAAATTTGATGCTGACGCTGAAACATTCTTAAAATCCTTGTTATCAACTAAAGACGGAAAAGAGGGATATTTTTATTCTTACATCGAAAGTACCACTCCGGTTACACGTGGTATCTATCAGACCACCTACAGTTACGGTTTCGACTATACGCTGTACAGGATGAGCAATACGGAATTCGTGGCACATATCCTGTATGTGGCCCCCGATTCGCCTGCTTCCCAAGCCGGCATCAAACGGGGCGACTGGATTGTAACCATGGACGGAGCTTATATTACGGAACAAAACTACAAAACATTGTATGGAGGCAAATCCATGGAACTGCAACTGGCTGTTTACAATCCGGTGTCTGATAAACTGGACGTCGGAAAGAAGGTACAGATCGATACGGCCCGCGAGATTGTGGATAACCCTGTTTACTTTAACAAAGTGATTGATTGGGGAGGCCGCAAAGTGGGCTATCTGGTGTACAACCATTTCTCTTCCGGAAAAACAGACGATGATAAAACTTTCGACAAGGATATGCTTGCCCGTTTCAAGGATTTCAAAACAGCAGGTGTCAATGAGTTTGTACTCGACCTGCGATACAACAACGGCGGGTCGCTATCTTGTGCACAGTTGCTCAGCACCATGCTGGCTCCCCAATCCGCTTTAGGGAAAACCATGTGTACACTCGAATACAATGATAAACAACGTCCGCAAAAGATAAACATAGCTCTTAATTCCTCGCTCATCGCCGATGGCGCAAACCTGAATCTGCAAACGTTGTATGTATTGGTAACCGAAACATCAGCTTCGGCCTCCGAACTGGTAATAAACAGTTTAAAACCCTACATGAACGTGGTAATCATTGGTATGCAGACCGAAGGAAAGAATGTAGGTTCGGAAACCTATACAGATGATGCATACGATTGGAAACTACATCCCATTGTTTGTAAACTGTTTAATTCGGAGAACAAATCGGATTACGAAAAGGGCTTTACACCCGACTATAAGCTGGATGAAGCCACCGAACTGGATAAATTTCTTGAATTCGGCAACACCAACGAGTTGTTGCTAAATGCGGCACTCCGTATTATCGACGGAAGCTATACCCAGACTACAACGAAATCGGCAACCTTCTTCACGCAGAATCTGCAGAAAGTTTCCGGATCATTGGATCGGAAAGCAACCCCCGGAGTGGTTATCGATATAGAAACCGGACAAGAATAA
- a CDS encoding arsenate reductase ArsC, which yields MKVLILCTGNSCRSQMAHGFLQSFDKDLIVRSAGTAAAGKLNAGAVKAMQEIGIDISHHTSDPVEMYLKEEWDYVITVCGGANESCPMFTGKVNKRLHIGFDDPSHATGTPEFIESEFRRVRDEIKDRFYDFYVKDIKGGLTPECYCGNQN from the coding sequence ATGAAAGTTTTAATCTTATGTACAGGAAATAGTTGCCGAAGCCAGATGGCACACGGTTTTTTGCAATCGTTCGACAAAGATCTGATTGTTCGTTCGGCAGGAACAGCCGCAGCTGGCAAGCTTAATGCCGGGGCAGTGAAGGCTATGCAAGAGATTGGCATTGATATAAGTCACCATACTTCAGACCCTGTAGAAATGTATTTGAAAGAGGAATGGGATTATGTAATAACTGTATGCGGCGGAGCCAATGAATCATGCCCGATGTTTACCGGAAAAGTTAACAAACGTCTGCATATTGGCTTTGATGATCCCTCGCATGCAACAGGTACTCCGGAGTTTATTGAAAGTGAATTCCGCAGGGTACGCGACGAAATAAAAGACAGATTCTACGATTTTTACGTAAAAGACATTAAGGGAGGACTGACTCCTGAATGTTACTGCGGAAATCAAAATTAA
- the nadB gene encoding L-aspartate oxidase → MVKRFDYLVIGSGIAGMSFALKVANKGSVALICKTSLQEANTYYAQGGVASVTNPIDDFEKHIQDTLIAGDGHCDRAAVEKVVKEAPAQIKELIEWGVKFDKTASGDFDLHREGGHSEFRILHHKDNTGAEIQESLILALKSHPNIKIFDHHFAVEILTQHHLGMEVTRQTPDVECYGAYILNERTRKVDTFLSKVTLIATGGIGNVYLTTTNPLVATGDGIAMVYRAKGTVKDMEFVQFHPTALFNPGDRPSFLITEAMRGYGAKLRTMDGKEFMYKYDSRLELAPRDIVARAIDTEMKNRGDDHVYLDVTHKDPEETKKHFPTIYEKCMSLGLDITKDYIPVAPAAHYLCGGIQVDLNGQSSIKRLYAAGECSCTGLHGANRLASNSLIEAVVYADASAKHAMEHISGYNFNESIPVWNDEGTSLTEEMVLITQSAKEVQQIMATYVGIIRSNIRLKRAFDRLDILYKETESLFLRSVVSKELCELRNIINTAYLVIRQAMERKESRGLHYTLDYPDKIAISDEE, encoded by the coding sequence ATGGTAAAAAGATTCGATTACTTAGTTATTGGTTCCGGTATTGCCGGGATGAGTTTCGCTCTGAAAGTAGCCAACAAGGGTTCGGTTGCCCTTATTTGCAAGACCTCTTTACAGGAAGCGAATACCTATTACGCCCAGGGAGGTGTAGCATCTGTAACCAACCCCATTGACGATTTCGAAAAGCATATTCAGGATACACTGATTGCCGGCGATGGGCATTGCGACCGGGCCGCTGTCGAAAAGGTGGTGAAAGAGGCTCCTGCTCAGATAAAAGAGTTGATAGAATGGGGTGTTAAGTTTGATAAGACCGCTTCGGGCGATTTCGACCTGCACCGTGAAGGTGGACATTCCGAGTTCCGGATTCTGCATCACAAGGATAATACAGGTGCCGAAATACAGGAGAGTCTTATTCTTGCGTTGAAGAGTCACCCCAATATTAAAATTTTTGACCATCATTTTGCGGTAGAGATTCTTACCCAGCACCATCTGGGAATGGAGGTGACACGTCAGACTCCCGATGTGGAGTGCTACGGGGCATATATCCTGAATGAACGTACGCGCAAGGTGGATACCTTCCTTTCAAAAGTAACGTTGATTGCCACGGGTGGTATTGGGAATGTATATCTTACCACCACCAATCCGCTGGTTGCCACAGGTGATGGTATTGCCATGGTATACCGGGCCAAGGGTACAGTTAAGGATATGGAGTTTGTTCAGTTTCATCCCACTGCTTTATTTAATCCGGGCGATCGTCCCTCATTTCTTATTACCGAGGCCATGCGTGGGTATGGCGCTAAACTTCGGACTATGGATGGTAAGGAGTTTATGTATAAATATGACAGCCGACTTGAACTTGCCCCGCGCGACATCGTAGCCCGTGCCATTGATACGGAGATGAAAAACAGGGGAGATGATCATGTCTATCTGGATGTGACCCACAAAGATCCCGAGGAAACAAAAAAACATTTCCCCACGATTTATGAGAAATGTATGAGTCTGGGTTTAGATATAACCAAAGATTATATTCCTGTTGCGCCGGCTGCCCATTACCTGTGTGGAGGTATACAGGTCGACCTGAACGGGCAATCGTCAATCAAACGGTTGTATGCTGCCGGAGAATGTTCCTGCACCGGATTGCACGGGGCCAACAGGTTAGCTTCCAATTCTTTGATTGAAGCTGTGGTCTATGCGGATGCATCAGCCAAGCATGCCATGGAACATATTAGCGGATATAACTTCAATGAGTCCATTCCTGTATGGAACGACGAGGGAACTTCGCTTACGGAAGAGATGGTGCTGATTACCCAAAGTGCAAAGGAGGTTCAGCAGATTATGGCCACCTATGTAGGTATCATCCGCTCTAACATCCGTTTGAAAAGAGCTTTCGACCGGTTGGACATTCTGTATAAAGAGACTGAAAGTCTGTTTTTGCGTTCGGTGGTGTCGAAAGAGTTGTGTGAGTTACGTAACATTATCAATACGGCTTATCTTGTAATCAGACAGGCCATGGAAAGGAAGGAGAGCCGCGGATTGCATTATACGCTGGACTATCCTGATAAGATTGCAATTTCCGACGAAGAGTAA
- a CDS encoding SusD/RagB family nutrient-binding outer membrane lipoprotein, protein MKRNNSLNWIVSGLLVFLASCSDFEAINKNPNSPEKVPTQSLIAYVERSIVDEIRSTNLSIGRSDLYVQWLANNTYTDADRYYWISSNGNDSWKNLYLAQSNLDEIIRLNVDEATKAQAAQNGDNNNQIAVARILKVFTYQVMTDTWGDIPYSSFGGSNATFDAGKADQGVIYAQYAKQELIYADLLKELKEASDQLNTGSSAFASGDAIYKGNALKWKKFANSLSLRIANRVRSKLNEADNRIKEILANPAQYPIFESNDDNALLAFETNAPNQAPFYKATTLANRNDYAVSNVFVDFLQGKKAVSPVQDPRLSVYAQPNSKGNYVGQYYGMDMFTASLVSPDSVSKPGAAFYKSDYKEVLMEYAEVQFILSEYKNWDQQHYLNGIRASMQKWGISNVAVDSYLQSAPPASQETVLTQKWVALFMQGNEGWAEYRRTGYPNFLIKAGDIVWKGTVNGQPVTKNFEPIGISSVPSRLLYPNNEVQLNSAQYQKAVAQQGGDQLDTKVWWNK, encoded by the coding sequence ATGAAACGAAATAATAGTCTAAATTGGATAGTGTCGGGCTTGTTGGTATTTTTGGCTTCCTGCTCCGACTTTGAAGCAATTAACAAGAATCCGAACAGTCCGGAGAAGGTGCCTACCCAAAGTTTAATTGCTTATGTGGAGAGAAGCATCGTAGATGAGATACGTTCCACCAACCTGTCGATCGGTCGTTCCGACCTCTATGTGCAATGGTTGGCGAATAATACCTATACGGATGCCGACCGCTATTACTGGATCAGTTCCAATGGGAATGATTCATGGAAGAATCTATACCTGGCGCAGAGCAACCTGGATGAAATTATCAGGCTTAATGTAGACGAAGCCACTAAAGCTCAGGCTGCCCAGAACGGTGATAACAACAACCAGATTGCCGTTGCACGAATCCTGAAGGTGTTTACCTATCAGGTGATGACCGATACCTGGGGTGATATCCCTTACAGTTCTTTTGGCGGATCCAATGCCACATTTGATGCCGGTAAAGCGGATCAGGGTGTGATTTATGCCCAGTATGCCAAACAGGAATTGATCTATGCGGATTTACTGAAAGAGCTTAAAGAGGCTTCGGACCAACTGAATACGGGTTCTTCCGCATTTGCAAGCGGTGATGCCATATATAAAGGTAATGCCCTGAAATGGAAAAAGTTTGCCAATTCACTAAGTCTCCGTATCGCAAACCGTGTACGGAGTAAGCTGAATGAGGCAGACAACCGGATAAAGGAGATTCTGGCTAATCCGGCACAGTATCCTATTTTTGAAAGCAACGATGACAATGCATTGCTGGCTTTCGAAACCAATGCCCCCAACCAGGCTCCATTTTATAAAGCCACGACTTTGGCAAACCGAAACGACTATGCTGTAAGTAATGTGTTTGTAGATTTTCTGCAGGGTAAGAAGGCGGTATCTCCGGTTCAGGATCCGCGTCTGAGCGTGTATGCGCAACCTAACAGCAAAGGAAACTATGTGGGCCAGTATTACGGGATGGATATGTTTACAGCCAGTTTGGTTAGTCCCGATTCCGTAAGCAAACCGGGTGCCGCCTTTTATAAAAGCGACTATAAGGAGGTATTGATGGAGTATGCCGAAGTGCAGTTCATCTTGTCCGAATACAAGAATTGGGATCAGCAGCACTACCTGAACGGGATTCGTGCTTCCATGCAGAAGTGGGGTATATCCAATGTGGCTGTAGATTCGTACCTTCAGTCGGCTCCCCCTGCTTCACAAGAGACGGTGCTGACTCAGAAATGGGTGGCTCTATTCATGCAGGGCAACGAAGGCTGGGCCGAATATCGACGTACCGGATATCCAAATTTCCTGATCAAAGCCGGAGATATTGTTTGGAAAGGAACTGTAAACGGTCAGCCTGTTACCAAAAACTTCGAACCAATCGGTATTTCGTCTGTTCCATCCCGGTTGTTATATCCCAACAACGAAGTACAGCTTAATTCGGCTCAATACCAAAAGGCGGTTGCTCAACAAGGGGGCGATCAGCTAGACACGAAAGTATGGTGGAATAAATAA
- a CDS encoding ArsR/SmtB family transcription factor, translating into MKDKKDYTLEQEQIARYAKALGHPARICILNFLASQDNCFFGDIHEVLPIAKATVSQHLSELKDAGLIKGEIESPKVRYCIDKENWEIAKQLINKLFNSINPKEMCC; encoded by the coding sequence ATGAAAGACAAAAAAGATTATACACTCGAACAAGAGCAGATTGCCCGATATGCGAAAGCGTTAGGACATCCCGCCCGAATTTGCATATTGAATTTTCTGGCATCGCAGGACAACTGTTTTTTTGGTGATATCCATGAAGTATTGCCAATTGCAAAAGCCACCGTATCACAGCATCTAAGTGAACTGAAAGATGCTGGTCTGATTAAAGGAGAAATTGAAAGTCCGAAGGTCCGTTATTGCATTGATAAGGAAAACTGGGAGATAGCAAAGCAACTAATTAACAAACTTTTTAACTCAATTAATCCAAAGGAAATGTGTTGTTAA